One window of the Rosa rugosa chromosome 3, drRosRugo1.1, whole genome shotgun sequence genome contains the following:
- the LOC133741224 gene encoding transmembrane emp24 domain-containing protein p24beta3-like: protein METRKRFERAKLYVACSFMLCLIGHRNVAALSITVTDVECVSELVLYEGDTISGNFVAIDHDIFWSHDHPGLEFSVTSPGGSTVFSLKGTSGDKFELKAPQGGIYKFCFRNPAQTPETVSFYIHVGHIPTEHDLAQDEHMDPLNIKIAELREALESIRAEQKYLKARDARHRYTNQSTKKRVIYFTLAEYIVFAGASALQVVYIRNLFSKTVGYNRV, encoded by the exons ATGGAGACGAGGAAGAGATTTGAGCGTGCCAAATTATACGTAGCATGCAGTTTTATGTTGTGCCTTATTGGCCATAGGAATGTTGCTGCTCTTTCGATCACTGTGACTGATGTGGAATGCGTTTCGGAGCTAGTTTTGTACGAGGGAGACACCATTTCTGGGAATTTTGTTGCCATTGATCATGATATCTTCTGGAGCCATGATCATCCCGGTCTCGAATTCAGC GTAACATCTCCGGGAGGCAGTACAGTATTTTCTCTCAAAGGAACATCGGGCGATAAGTTTGAACTCAAGGCGCCACAAGGCGGAATCTACAAGTTCTGTTTCCGCAATCCGGCTCAAACTCCGGAGACTGTGTCTTTCTACATACATGTTGGTCACATTCCAACTGAGCATGACTTGGCCCAAGATG AACATATGGACCCTCTAAATATTAAGATTGCCGAGCTGAGGGAGGCATTGGAGTCTATCAGAGCAGAGCAAAAGTACCTTAAAGCCCGGGATGCAAGGCATCGATACA CAAATCAAAGCACCAAAAAACGTGTTATCTACTTCACACTAGCAGAGTACATTGTCTTTGCCGGTGCAAGTGCTCTTCAAGTGGTGTACATCCGCAATCTGTTCAGCAAGACGGTTGGCTACAACAGAGTTTGA
- the LOC133738148 gene encoding lysine-specific demethylase JMJ31 — protein MEESLRIRRLEEVPPAKDFTARIESRNIPAVIKGCVKDWEAVSKWNPSNGGLEYLQERVGLCVVEAMLSSFAPVFYGDLRSHERVPLPFSAFIRLCRLRMHHAEDGSGAYSESERTGLLGPESEHDCKPYEDAPQQIYLAQVPIISTENEERVQLETLREDIQMPAFLEDKSLISVNLWMNNAQARSSTHYDPHHNLLCIVSGCKQVVLWPPSATLVLYPMPIYGEASNHSSVPLDNLDFSNYPRAESSMEYSQKVILHAGDALFIPEGWFHQVDSDDLTIAVNFWWQSNIMSSMSEHMDAYYLRILLRRMTVREMNQVLPKASLVEMANTKRHACKLLNNGQVDQNDKDLDQASERKDLEGKELKQETTLHELEPVAVHALHELVSLVHSHVNAAEQRQPEQSTSRTDSALNVKDKGNKVVRVHAFSLEDDPVANIIWTLPPCTLQRVLLAMVKSFPRTLEALILHMLTPVGAEVLTRKFEEMDDLNTKEDRNRFYQVFYESFNDQFAAMDAILNGKELFALQAYKNVLDKNIGVDWGGPKPVV, from the exons ATGGAGGAGTCTCTGCGAATTCGAAGATTGGAGGAAGTTCCTCCGGCCAAAGACTTCACCGCTCGGATTGAATCCAGGAATATTCCGGCG GTTATCAAGGGCTGCGTTAAAGATTGGGAAGCTGTTTCCAAGTGGAATCCATCGAATGGCGGCCTGGAATATTTGCAG GAACGAGTCGGATTGTGTGTTGTGGAGGCTATGCTATCTAGTTTCGCACCTGTCTTCTACGGCGATCTTAGAAGTCATGAGAGG gtaccACTGCCATTTTCTGCCTTCATTCGTCTATGTAGACTACGCATGCATCATGCAGAGGATGGTTCTGGTGCTTATTCTGAATCGGAACGGACTGGGCTGCTAGGGCCTGAATCTGAGCATGACTGTAAGCCCTATGAGGATGCTCCTCAACAAATCTATTTAGCACAG GTACCGATAATCAGTACTGAAAATGAAGAGAGGGTTCAGTTGGAAACTTTGAGGGAAGATATTCAAATG CCTGCATTTTTGGAGGATAAATCACTAATTTCTGTCAACCTCTGGATGAACAATGCTCAAGCTAGATCAAGCACTCACTATGATCCACACCATAACCTTCTCTGCATAGTTTCTGGCTGTAAACAAG TGGTTTTATGGCCTCCTTCAGCAACTCTGGTGTTATACCCTATGCCAATATATGGGGAGGCATCAAATCATAG TTCTGTTCCTTTAGACAACCTTGACTTTTCAAATTATCCAAGAGCAGAATCTTCAATGGAGTACTCGCAGAAGGTTATTCTTCATGCAGGGGATGCACTATTTATTCCTGAAGGCTG gTTCCACCAGGTGGATAGTGATGATCTGACAATCGCTGTCAACTTTTGGTGGCAATCAAACATAATGTCAAGCATGTCAGAACACATGGATGCATATTATTTGCGCATACTATTAAGAAG AATGACAGTTCGAGAAATg AACCAAGTGCTACCTAAAGCGTCTTTAGTGGAAATGGCGAACACAAAGAGGCATGCATGTAAGCTGCTTAATAACGGACAAGTAG ATCAGAATGACAAGGATTTGGATCAGGCGAGTGAGAGGAAGGATCTTGAAGGAAAGGAGCTGAAGCAAGAAACTACTTTGCATGAACTGGAACCGGTTGCCGTCCATGCTCTTCATGAACTTGTTTCTTTAGTTCACAGTCATGTCAATGCCGCAGAGCAAAGACAACCGGAGCAATCCACTTCAAGAACTGATTCTGCACTCAATGTCAAGGACAAGGGTAACAAAGTTGTGAGAGTGCATGCATTTAGTTTGGAAGATGACCCAGTTGCTAACATTATTTGGACTCTTCCGCCATGCACTCTTCAACGCGTACTTCTTGCCATGGTG AAAAGTTTTCCAAGAACTTTGGAGGCTTTAATACTGCACATGCTTACACCAGTGGGAGCAGAAGTGCTTACACGTAAATTTGAAGAAATGGATGACCTGAACACCAAGGAAGATCG GAACAGATTTTACCAAGTTTTCTATGAATCATTCAACGACCAATTTGCTGCAATGGATGCAATTCTGAATGGAAAGGAATTATTTGCCCTCCAG GCATACAAGAATGTGTTAGATAAGAACATAGGAGTAGATTGGGGTGGGCCAAAACCAGTTGTGTGA